In Lodderomyces elongisporus chromosome 2, complete sequence, the following proteins share a genomic window:
- the ESP1 gene encoding separin protein (MEROPS:MER0010982; BUSCO:EOG092603JK), with protein sequence MDALISSYLRLSNRDPLSASKTENLPNFDLKRMESTVLQSLEKQLFENVNLQTSNQLDSMCMKFEFLCQIYKKSKDAGNWLKTLKRHHVFIVRMFEHKQDLNLIYTQLEFSFVQLSKLLKVPLGGEDDLKHRLLLGVSYVEYQGVIENQEDVANAVVALSMFCLQWLAQKLAKVIKENKESSGENISLLKLVPRAMSQTGNMHKWMMQRATTDIGKYRTNCKKLLQGFIKICERQIKTSTNVLDDTLTALKLRLAEVTKEMEKTDVNEQKLNKKENVIVPDLVQRVTSNVHLLKDDAVLLQLKKLDWNTDSIAYFTQAFSTQMVDIVEFTKHYQNIFDHLIIIVRDTLSPPLIPSLKQMFSIFQFYKQRKRMRNVSNLLYNLGRKTSDTGLLETSALYECLVFELEPTSASLDILVKKVKAMCCVINSSERNSNRSMQNNDNDIDIDNNKAVFLQFLRCCEKISVFSQTQLAQICDLFLQIPDRLMYLYAVSESFKLEFLQAISNHLRLNSSIKISTFRHKVEQFVTFSDSKNKAQVLNAFVSDSEGYSESKKVKREIDPLASISQRLLDCSQFSQALIKDCFDTFKQWEPTSQCLKEYDLIKHVFCFFQNHGLSSVILVLAKILEDKVADLALQIYLQFAKCNACERLSMFDDWRKSLQILQSLLKRTQKTSIRDIINYRVENIKLCIAESNVNMAREKFAELIKVISQRPEFDTVRSNSLPLSEKLNNFSILGNLHFLASKICHHPVDSYAHIKMSLQILYSIHKTCSDLPLKSLPLRSHESWMISHELKYRCLHLLSDVYECAILNLVDLGLSNKLGVYLNEWTNINDLMDSPIVKEVNKLKLSLYGGIAKMKNFSTYTETNDTFVNKNITVMYLQQIKKGMGEYTENIHLDSQFVFKATQNALELNFDTITHIYESKQYQQFDSYNSQTNQFASNIKMSFETSLQKLIASSSPQYTPFDVQIFPAIANVTDPTIRQIPTQIFAALLDCKDQLLAMLQSSVSLVQLRSLLFLLSRCIHLISLIGVYKGKEMLLKLYFYQDLIKFNPFKNQRAIAVLPKLDFVPKSPRPFSQLNMDAEYQDFKSNLEFYLPNNYNVITMDICEHTGDLLLSKCSRGSLPIFIRLSLERYIDREGIDVMNFERLKQEFNRIFEENRKSTHNSTTSMIKTVDDRKGWWKQRFTLDYELKDLCQHVEDFWLGGFKGIFASNNLNSHLYSKFKEELVKILQTSVSRTINEGIVLAEFVYECFFALSQYERSAVSDLLSYIISITSLHTNIDSSNNRNNSKITVSGIRLEKLHRAIEQLIAKFALLKGFDTKSHIVLIPSSRCSFFPWESMDILRNQSVTRMPSVSMLLETLKTEKEKKKVMGKEIGNKIGKEKGNIEHQEQVLDQRNVYYLINPGGDLKNSQERFGPIVDSFPHWRGLVGSKPDENQMVENIMNSDLYIYIGHGSGDQYIKMSNLMKQTFDNTKSKSTNLPPTLLLGCSSGEIRDCGALEPQGTFLRWLSCKSPLIIANLWDVTDKDIDAFTITMFTHWGLIDEGSVDTRENLRNKSGNRDGNSIKGWSRENIAQAVKKSRSVCNLKYLNGAAPVIYGLPLSLNN encoded by the coding sequence ATGTGTTCATTGTACGAATGTTTGAGCACAAACAAGATTTAAACTTGATTTATACACAATTAGAATTTTCGTTTGTGCAGCTAtcaaaattgttgaaggTACCATTGGGAGGAGAAGATGATTTGAAACACAGATTGTTACTTGGCGTTTCCTACGTTGAGTATCAAGGTGTAATAGAAAATCAAGAAGATGTGGCAAATGCAGTAGTTGCATTGTCTATGTTTTGCTTACAATGGCTAGCCCAAAAATTAGCTAAGgtaataaaagaaaataaagaaagcaGTGGAGAAAATATATCTCTACTCAAGTTGGTCCCTAGAGCAATGCTGCAAACTGGAAACATGCATAAATGGATGATGCAACGAGCGACGACAGATATAGGAAAATATCGAACCAATTGTAAAAAATTATTACAAGGATTTATCAAGATTTGTGAACGCCAAATTAAAACAAGTACAAATGTGCTTGATGATACCTTGACTGCTCTCAAGTTGAGGCTTGCAGAAGTAACcaaagaaatggaaaagacaGATGTAAACGAACAAAAACtaaacaagaaagaaaatgtgATTGTTCCGGACCTTGTACAAAGAGTAACTTCTAATGTGCACTTGCTCAAGGACGATGCAGTACTTttacaattgaaaaaactTGACTGGAATACTGATAGTATAGCATATTTCACCCAAGCTTTCTCGACTCAGATGGTTGATATCGTGGAGTTTACAAAACATTATCAAAATATCTTTGATCATTTAATCATTATAGTTAGAGACACATTATCTCCACCATTAATACCAAGTCTCAAGCAAATGTTTAGTATTTTTCAGTTTTACaagcaaaggaaaaggatgAGAAACGTGTCAAATTTGTTATACAATTTGGGTAGAAAAACAAGTGACACTGGCCTATTGGAAACATCAGCTCTTTATGAATGTCTCGTTTTTGAATTGGAGCCTACATCTGCAAGCTTAGATATACTTGTCAAAAAGGTCAAGGCCATGTGTTGTGTTATCAATAGTAGTGAAAGAAACAGCAACAGAAGCATGCAAaacaatgacaatgacATTGACATTGACAACAATAAAGCAGTGTTCTTACAATTTTTACGATGCTGTGAAAaaatttctgttttttcaCAAACACAACTTGCTCAAATATGtgatctttttttgcaaatccCCGACAGGTTAATGTACCTTTATGCGGTGAGTGAATCCTTCAAATTAGAGTTTTTGCAAGCTATTTCCAATCACTTGCGGTTAAATCTGTCGATTAAAATTTCAACTTTCCGACATAAAGTTGAACAGTTTGTCACGTTTTCAGACctgaaaaataaagcacAAGTTCTCAACGCATTTGTTTCTGATAGCGAAGGATACCTGGAGCtgaaaaaagtgaaaaggGAAATTGATCCATTAGCCAGTATTAGTCAGAGACTCTTGGACTGCAGCCAGTTCTCTCAAGCTTTGATCAAAGACTGCTTTGATACTTTTAAACAATGGGAACCAACATCTCAGTGTTTAAAAGAATATGACCTAATCAAAcatgttttttgtttctttcaaaaCCATGGATTGTCTAGTGTTATACTTGTCCTTGCGAAAATACTCGAAGACAAAGTAGCAGATTTGGCTCTTCAAATATATCTacaatttgcaaaatgcaaCGCTTGTGAGCGTTTATCCATGTTTGATGATTGGCGGAAATCACTTCAAATTTTGCAGCTGTTGTTAAAGCGGACGCAAAAGACATCAATAAGAGATATTATTAACTACCGTGTGGAAAACATTAAATTGTGTATTGCTGAGAGTAACGTTAATATGGCGAGGGAAAAGTTTGCTGAGTTGATCAAAGTCATATCTCAAAGACCTGAATTTGATACTGTACGCTCAAATTCATTACCATTACTGGAAAAACTAAacaatttctcaattttGGGTAATTTGCATTTTCTAGCTTCGAAAATATGTCACCATCCAGTGGATTCATATGCTCACATCAAGATGAGTTTACAAATATTGTATTCGATTCATAAAACTTGCAGTGATTTACCTTTGAAAAGCTTACCCTTGAGATCACATGAGTCTTGGATGATATCCCATGAGCTCAAATACAGATGTCTTCATTTACTCAGTGATGTATACGAGTGTGCTATTCTTAATCTCGTTGACTTGGGCTTGTCTAACAAATTGGGTGTTTATCTTAATGAATGGACAAACATAAATGACTTGATGGACCTGCCTATTGTTAAAGAAGTCAATAAACTTAAGTTATCACTCTATGGAGGAATTgccaaaatgaaaaatttctCAACGTATACAGAAACAAATGATACATTTGTCAATAAAAATATCACGGTAATGTACCTTcagcaaataaaaaaaggcaTGGGAGAATACACAGAAAACATCCACCTTGACCTGCAATTTGTGTTCAAAGCTACCCAAAATGCTTTAGAATTAAATTTTGATACAATAACTCACATATATGAGCTGAAACAGTATCAACAGTTTGACTCGTACAATTCACAAACTAATCAATTTGCAAGCAATATAAAAATGTCTTTTGAAACTAGTTTGCAAAAGTTGATTGCAAGCAGTAGTCCACAATACACTCCTTTTGATGTACAAATCTTTCCCGCAATTGCTAATGTTACGGATCCAACTATAAGACAAATCCCAACACAGATATTTGCAGCGTTACTTGACTGTAAAGACCAGCTTCTTGCGATGCTTCAACTGTCTGTTTCGCTAGTTCAATTGAGACTGttattgtttcttctttcgcgCTGCATCCATTTGATTTCTTTGATAGGTGTCTATAAGGGTAAGGAAATGTTATTAAAACTATATTTTTATCAAGACCTCATCAAATTCAATCCCTTTAAGAACCAAAGAGCCATTGCCGTCTTACCAAAACTTGACTTTGTTCCAAAATCTCCAAGACCTTTTTCTCAATTGAACATGGATGCAGAATACCAAGATTTCAAACTGAATTTGGAATTCTATCTACCAAATAACTACAATGTTATTACTATGGATATATGTGAACATACCGGAGATCTTTTGTTGTCCAAATGCAGTCGAGGTTCGTTACCTATATTTATAAGACTATCACTTGAAAGGTATATTGATCGCGAAGGTATCGATGTGATGAATTTTGAAAGATTAAAGCAAGAATTCAACCGCATTTTTGAAGAGAATCGTAAACTGACACATAACTCTACAACGTCCATGATCAAAACCGTTGATGATAGGAAAGGTTGGTGGAAACAAAGGTTCACATTGGATTATGAGCTCAAAGATCTATGTCAACATGTTGAGGATTTCTGGTTAGGAGGTTTCAAAGGAATATTTGCCTCCAATAATTTGAATAGTCACTTGTATTCAAAGTTCAAAGAGGAGCTAGTGAAAATTTTGCAAACACTGGTTTCAAGGACAATAAATGAAGGGATTGTTCTTGCTGAATTTGTTTATGAATGTTTTTTCGCATTACTGCAATATGAACGCTCTGCTGTAAGTGATTTGTTATCGTACATCATTCTGATCACAAGCCTACATACCAATATTGACAGCAGCAATAACCGAAACAACAGTAAGATTACAGTGTCTGGTATACGCTTGGAAAAGTTGCATCGGGCTATAGAGCAATTGATTGCTAAATTTGCTCTATTGAAAGGATTCGATACGAAGAGTCACATTGTTCTTATCCCAAGCTCAAGATGTTCGTTTTTTCCATGGGAGTCGATGGATATATTACGCAACCAATCAGTTACTAGAATGCCCTCAGTCTCTATGCTTTTAGAGACTttaaaaacagaaaaggaaaaaaagaaggtgaTGGGTAAAGAAATCGGAAataaaattggaaaagaaaaaggaaatataGAGCACCAGGAACAAGTTCTTGACCAAAGAAACGTGTATTATCTAATCAACCCTGGTggtgatttgaaaaatagtCAAGAAAGATTTGGCCCTATTGTCGACTCGTTCCCGCATTGGAGAGGTTTAGTTGGCTCAAAACCTGATGAAAATCAAATGGTTGAAAACATAATGAACTCTGATTTGTACATTTACATTGGCCATGGCAGTGGTGATCAATATATCAAAATGTCAAACTTGATGAAACAGACATTTGATAATACGAAATCAAAAAGTACTAATTTACCGCCTACGCTACTTCTCGGCTGCTCGTCTGGTGAAATTCGTGATTGTGGAGCGCTTGAGCCACAAGGAACTTTTCTTCGTTGGCTAAGTTGTAAATCGCCACTAATCATAGCCAACTTATGGGATGTAACCGATAAGGATATCGATGCTTTTACAATCACCATGTTCACGCATTGGGGATTGATTGATGAAGGTAGCGTTGATACCAGGGAGAACTTGAGAAATAAGAGTGGAAACAGAGATGGAAATAGCATTAAAGGGTGGAGCAGAGAGAATATAGCGCAAGCtgtaaagaaaagtagATCGGTATGCAATTTGAAATATTTGAATGGCGCAGCTCCAGTTATATATGGACTTCCATTAAGTTTAAATAACTGA